From the Cucurbita pepo subsp. pepo cultivar mu-cu-16 chromosome LG05, ASM280686v2, whole genome shotgun sequence genome, one window contains:
- the LOC111795578 gene encoding ALA-interacting subunit 3-like: MSSNTASSSGGPESNDSSSNRRNSKRPKYSRFTQQELPACKPILTPKWVISAFMLVSIIFVPIGVASLFASRDVVEIIDRYETECIPERFRNDKVGFIQGPVSKSCSRNITVTKRMKQPIYVYYQLDNFYQNHRRYVQSRSDKQLRDAGSERDVSSCKPEDNANGQPIVPCGLIAWSLFNDTYSFTLNNKQVAVNKQGISWKSDREHKFGKNVFPKNFQNGTLKGGKSLNESIPLSQQEDLIVWMRTAALPTFRKLYGKIEVDLEKNDLIVVNLENNYNTYSFNGKKKLVLSTTSWLGGKNDFLGIAYLTVGGLCFFLAMVFTVVYLVKPRRLGDPTYLSWNRNPSGH, from the exons ATGAGTTCGAACACCGCGTCTAGCTCCGGAGGTCCGGAATCGAACGATTCATCGTCTAATAGAAGGAATTCGAAGCGGCCTAAAT ATTCGAGGTTTACCCAGCAGGAGCTTCCAGCGTGTAAACCCATTCTCACACCAAAATGG GTGATTTCCGCGTTCATGTTAGTTAGCATTATCTTTGTTCCCATTGGAGTTGCTTCCTTGTTTGCTTCCAGAGAT GTTGTTGAAATAATCGATCGTTATGAAACCGAGTGTATACCAGAAAGATTTAGAAACGACAAGGTTGGGTTCATACAGGGCCCTGTCAGTAAAAGCTGCAGCCGAAATATAACA GTGACGAAACGTATGAAGCAACCAATATATGTCTATTACCAGCTTGACAATTTCTATCAGAATCACCGCAG ATACGTGCAGAGCCGTAGTGATAAGCAATTGAGAGATGCTGGCAGCGAGCGTGATGTAAGCTCTTGCAAGCCTGAAGACAATGCGAACGGGCAGCCAATCGTGCCCTGTGGTTTAATAGCTTGGAGTTTGTTTAATGATACTTATAGCTTCACCCTTAACAACAAACAAGTTGCTGTGAACAAGCAGGGTATCTCATGGAAGAGTGACCGGGAACACAAATTCGGCAAGAATGTATTTCCCAAAAACTTTCAGAATGGTACTCTGAAAGGTGGAAAAAGCCTTAATGAATCCATACCA TTGAGTCAACAGGAAGATCTTATTGTGTGGATGAGAACTGCTGCTCTTCCCACATTTAGAAAGTTGTATGGAAAGATCGAGGTCGATCTTGAGAAGAACGATTTAATAGTTGTGAATTTGGAGAACAATTACAACACATACAGTTTTAACGGCAAGAAAAAGCTTGTCCTTTCCACAACTAGCTGGCTTGGTGGGAAGAATGACTTTCTTGGCATTGCATATCTTACAGTTGGTGGGTTATGCTTCTTCTTGGCAATGGTTTTCACAGTCGTCTATCTTGTTAAGCCAAG GCGACTTGGGGACCCAACATATCTATCATGGAATAGAAACCCGAGTGGGCACTAA
- the LOC111794775 gene encoding uncharacterized protein LOC111794775, whose translation MNKDKIFKLAKGFRGRAKNCIRIARERVEKALQYSYRDRRNKKRDMRSLWIQRINAGTRLHGVNYGNFMHGLMKENIQLNRKVLSELSMHEPYSFKSLVDISRNAFPGNKNVVFPPKKDGISVVL comes from the exons atgaacaagGACAAGATATTTAAGCTAGCCAAGGGCTTCAGAGGCAGGGCTAAGAATTGCATAAGGATTGCCAGAGAGCGGGTGGAGAAGGCTCTCCAGTATTCCTACAGGGACCGTCGCAATAAGAAGAGAGACATGCGCTCCCTTTGGATACAACGCATCAATGCTGGCACACGCCTTCATGGG GTAAATTATGGCAATTTCATGCATGGGCTGATGAAGGAGAACATTCAACTGAATAGAAAAGTATTGTCAGAGCTTTCAATGCACGAACCTTACAGTTTCAAGTCCTTGGTAGACATCTCTCGAAATGCATTTCCTGGAAACAAGAATGTAGTGTTTCCCCCAAAGAAGGATGGCATTTCCGTAGTTCTTTAA
- the LOC111794776 gene encoding metal tolerance protein 9-like, whose product MSVYILVLERQRKVATYYERQKSLLKGFNEVDSYNELGIVPGPLTEDEKKQEAYRERLAIYASNIANMVIFVAKVYASVESRSLAVIASTLDSLLDLLSGFILWFTANAMRKPNQYRYPIGKNRMQPVGIVVFASVMATLGIQILLESARELISKAQPDRDPDKVRWMVGIMASVTVVKLCLTVYCRRFKNEIIRAYAQDHFFDVITNTIGLATALLAIRFYWWLDPLGAILIALYTISNWSKTVMENVWSLIGRTAPPDYLAKLTYLVWNHHEEIKNIDTVRAYTFGCNYFVEVDIVLPGETSLSQAHDIGETLQDKLEQLDEVDRAFVHVDHEFTHKPEHKPKDS is encoded by the exons ATGAGCGTTTATATCTTGGTGCTAGAGAGACAGAGAAAGGTTGCTACGTACTATGAAAGGCAGAAAAGTCTTCTAAAAGGATTCAATGAGGTTGACTCCTACAATGAACTGGGTATTGTACCTGGACCTTTAACCGAG GATGAAAAGAAGCAAGAGGCGTACCGTGAGAGACTGGCAATATATGCATCCAACATAGCTAACATGGTGATCTTCGTTGCGAAAGTATATGCTTCAGTTGAGAGCAGATCACTTGCAGTTATAGCTTCAACACTAGATTCCCTGTTGGATCTTTTATCAGGGTTTATATTATGGTTTACAGCTAATGCTATGAGAAAGCCAAATCAGTATCGTTATCCTATCGGAAAGAATCGAATGCAACCAGTG GGAATCGTCGTGTTTGCATCCGTCATGGCAACTCTTGGAATACAAATATTACTTGAATCAGCTCGAGAACTTATTTCCAAG GCTCAACCAGATAGAGATCCAGATAAAGTACGATGGATGGTCGGAATAATGGCATCTGTGACAGTAGTGAAACTATGCCTCACAGTATACTGTCGCAgattcaaaaatgaaattataagaGCCTATGCCCAGGACCATTTCTTTGATGTAATTACAAATACAATTGGACTTGCGACTGCCCTTTTGGCTATTAGATTCTACTGGTGGCTTGATCCCCTTGGGGCTATCCTA atAGCATTGTACACAATCAGCAACTGGTCAAAGACAGTAATGGAAAATGTATGGTCGCTAATAGGGAGGACTGCCCCGCCAGACTACTTGGCTAAGCTAACATATCTAGTCTGGAATCATCATGAGGAAATCAAAAACATAGATACAGTGAGAGCATATACCTTTGGATGCAACTATTTTGTGGAGGTGGACATAGTGTTGCCTGGGGAAACGTCTCTTAGTCAAGCCCATGACATTGGAGAAACACTCCAAGATAAACTTGAACAGCTTGATGAGGTTGATAGAGCTTTTGTTCATGTGGATCATGAGTTCACTCATAAGCCAGAGCACAAGCCTAAAGATTCATAG
- the LOC111794774 gene encoding glyceraldehyde-3-phosphate dehydrogenase GAPCP2, chloroplastic-like → MAFSQSFAGSAISSSLIDASRAESSSVHCRKGSSLKLQSGVFGTTISSGTSSLQIGLSKNRAIQPIKATATEAPPTVQRTPSGGKTKIGINGFGRIGRLVLRIATSRDDIDVVAVNDPFVDAKYMAYMFKYDSTHGVFDGTIKVLSDSTLEINGKQIKVVSKREPADIPWGDYGAEYVVESSGVFTTKDKASAHLKGGAKKVVISAPSADAPMFVVGVNEKTYKPTMNIVSNASCTTNCLAPLAKVVHEEFGIVEGLMTTVHATTATQKTVDGPSMKDWRGGRGAAQNIIPSSTGAAKAVGKVLPELNGKLTGMAFRVPTPNVSVVDLTCRLEKSATYEDVKAAVKYASEGPLQGILGYTDEDVVSTDFLGDSRSSIFDAKAGIGLSTSFVKLVTWYDNEWGYSNRVLDLIEHMALVSALNN, encoded by the exons ATGGCCTTCTCACAATCCTTTGCTGGATCtgccatttcttcttctctgatCGATGCCTCTCGTGCTGAGTCGTCGTCGGTCCACTGCCGGAAG GGGAGCTCTTTAAAGCTTCAATCTGGTGTTTTTGGAACTACTATCTCGAGTGGGACGTCTTCTTTACAGATAGG GTTATCTAAAAATCGAGCTATCCAACCCATCAAAGCTACAGCCACCGAGGCACCTCCGACGGTACAAa GAACTCCGAGTGGTGGGAAGACCAAGATTGGAATCAATG GTTTTGGACGAATTGGAAGACTGGTTTTACGCATTGCAACCTCGAGGGATGATATTGATGTTGTAGCAGTTAATGATCCATTTGTTGATGCTAAGTACATG GCTTACATGTTCAAATACGATTCTACTCATGGTGTTTTTGATGGAACCATCAAGGTTCTTAGTGATTCAACTTTGGAAATTAATGGGAAGCAGATCAAAGTTGTAAGCAAAAG GGAGCCTGCAGATATCCCTTGGGGTGATTATGGAGCTGAATATGTTGTCGAGTCCTCTGGAGTTTTCACTACAAAAGACAAGGCTTCAGCACACTTGAAG GGTGGTGCTAAGAAAGTTGTAATCTCAGCTCCATCAGCTGATGCACCTATGTTTGTTGTTGGTGTTAATGAAAAAACTTACAAGCCGACAATGAATATTGTTTCCAACGCAAGTTGTACTACCAATTGTCTTGCACCTCTTGCAAAG GTCGTTCATGAGGAATTTGGTATTGTTGAAGGTCTAATGACAACAGTGCATGCAACGACAG cAACACAAAAGACTGTTGATGGCCCTTCAATGAAGGATTGGAGAGGAGGCCGTGGTGCTGCACAAAATATAATTCCTAGCTCTACTGGTGCTGCCAAG GCTGTTGGTAAAGTTCTTCCAGAGCTAAACGGAAAACTTACTGGAATGGCTTTCCGTGTCCCAACACCCAATGTATCTGTTGTGGACTTAACCTGCCGACTTGAAAAGAGTGCTACATATGAAGATGTAAAGGCAGCAGTAAA GTATGCATCCGAAGGTCCATTGCAAGGCATTCTTGGATATACAGATGAGGATGTTGTCTCTACTGATTTTCTCGGTGACTCGAG GTCTAGTATATTTGATGCGAAGGCTGGAATTGGTCTCAGCACCTCATTCGTGAAGCTGGTGACTTGGTACGACAATGAATGGGGATACAG CAACCGAGTACTGGATCTTATTGAGCACATGGCATTGGTTTCAGCCTTGAACAACTAA
- the LOC111794773 gene encoding phosphoglycerate kinase, chloroplastic, whose amino-acid sequence MASAASRTTFHLLPTKSSYTSSTRSALLQFSPTAASSNSIRLRAAATQRLGFAAADPLFSLHVASKIRSFRGKASRGVVSMAKKSVGDLTAADLKGKKVFVRADLNVPLDDNQNITDDTRIRAAIPTIKYLTDNGAKVLLSSHLGRPKGVTPKYSLAPLVPRLSELLGIEVVKADDCIGPEVEKLVASLPEGGVLLLENVRFYKEEEKNEPEFAKKLASLADLYVNDAFGTAHRAHASTEGVTKFLKPSVAGFLLQKELDYLVGAVSSPKRPFAAIVGGSKVSSKIGVIESLLEKCDILLLGGGMIFTFYKAQGLSVGSSLVEEDKLDLATTLLAKAKAKGVSLLLPTDVVIADKFAPDANSKIVPASAIPDGWMGLDIGPDSVKTFNDALDTTQTIIWNGPMGVFEFDKFAVGTEAIAKKLAELSGKGVTTIIGGGDSVAAVEKVGVASVMSHISTGGGASLELLEGKELPGVLALDEAVPVAV is encoded by the exons atggcttctGCAGCTTCCCGCACCactttccatcttcttccCACAAAATCCTCTTACACTTCTTCAACCCGCTCTgcccttcttcaattttcgcCCACCGCCGCTTCCTCTAACTCAATTCGCCTTCGCGCCGCTGCAACTCAGCGCTTAGGTTTCGCTGCCGCAGACCCACTTTTCTCCCTCCATGTGGCTTCCAAGATTCGGTCGTTTAGGGGCAAGGCCTCGAGGGGTGTGGTGTCCATGGCTAAGAAGAGTGTTGGGGATTTGACTGCGGCTGACTTGAAGGGGAAGAAAGTGTTCGTGAGGGCTGATTTGAATGTGCCGTTGGATGATAATCAGAATATTACTGATGATACTAGGATCAGAGCTGCTATCCCTACGATCAAGTATTTGACTGATAATGGAGCTAAAGTGCTTTTATCCAGCCATCTG gGACGACCAAAAGGTGTGACTCCAAAATACAGCTTGGCACCTCTTGTGCCTAGGCTGTCTGAACTCCTTGGCATTGAG GTTGTGAAGGCTGATGACTGCATTGGTCCCGAGGTCGAAAAATTGGTCGCTTCCCTGCCCGAGGGTGGAGTTCTTCTCCTCGAAAATGTTCGATTCTacaaggaagaagagaaaaatgagcCAGAGTTTGCAAAGAAGCTGGCTTCTCTAGCTGATCTTTATGTGAACGATGCATTTGGAACTGCCCACAGAGCTCATGCTTCAACTGAGGGAGTCACCAAGTTTTTGAAGCCATCCGTGGCTGGTTTCCTCTTGCAAAAG GAACTCGACTATCTAGTGGGGGCCGTGTCAAGCCCAAAGAGACCATTTGCTGCTATTGTTGGTGGTTCAAAGGTCTCGTCGAAGATCGGAGTGATCGAGTCACTTCTAGAAAAGTGTGACATCCTACTTCTTGGTGGTGGAATGATATTTACATTTTACAAGGCACAGGGACTTTCCGTTGGCTCGTCTCTGGTCGAAGAGGATAAGCTAGATTTAGCAACCACGCTCCTCGCGAAGGCCAAGGCGAAAGGAGTATCGCTTCTACTACCAACCGATGTCGTCATTGCAGACAAGTTTGCTCCCGACGCAAACAGCAAG ATCGTCCCTGCATCTGCCATCCCTGATGGATGGATGGGACTCGACATTGGACCAGATTCTGTAAAGACATTCAATGATGCGTTGGACACTACCCAAACTATCATCTGGAATGGACCGATGGGAGTGTTCGAGTTCGACAAGTTTGCAGTCGGAACGGAG GCGATCGCTAAGAAACTCGCGGAGCTCAGTGGAAAGGGGGTGACAACCATCATCGGCGGTGGAGACTCGGTTGCAGCTGTGGAGAAGGTAGGAGTTGCGAGCGTCATGAGTCACATTTCAACTGGGGGTGGTGCTAGTTTGGAGTTGTTGGAAGGCAAAGAACTTCCCGGCGTCCTTGCTCTTGACGAGGCCGTACCCGTTGCCGTGTAG
- the LOC111795331 gene encoding ATP-dependent zinc metalloprotease FTSH 12, chloroplastic, which translates to MDVSTRFRPNKLVSPSTSFVQGSRNGILFTIPAWRRAKYSRQRTKFRVLGSADGNGGDGSPWGSFSRSVRRGSERFWLTFGESLRKETGFDLKNTDVKLAEIFGKANERLDNIGAELERFKTEKWPEFVNWNSWERWKDLKNWEPKRVGALFLFAFAIISYCQRIHMVVRAPFVDRERKQLTEAYMEALIPEPSPSNIRKFKKGLWRRTTPKGLKIKKFIEGTDGTLVQDSSYVGEDAWDDDSELIQDNVKKVIDSDETFKGDEKEKIKEQLGISGQEDTGTWRERLQMWKEIIRKEKLAEAMDSLRAKYVLEFDMKEVEKSLRKDVVEKKTDSQGTRALWISKRWWRYRPKLPYTYFLDKLDCSEVAAVVFTEDLKRLYVTMKDGFPLEYTVDIPLDPHLFEAITSSGAEVDLLQKRQIHYFLKVLIALLPGILILLVIRESVLLLSITSKRFLYKKYNQIFDLAHAENFILPAENVGETTSILKEVILGGDVWDLLDELMIYMQNPMQYYEKGVQFVRGVLLSGPPGTGKTLFARTLARKSGLPFVFASGAEFTDSEKSGVARINEMFSIARRNAPSFVFVDEIDAIAGRHARNDPRRRGTFEAFISQLDGEKEKTGVDRFSLRQAVIFICATNRPDELDLEFVRPGRIDRRLYIGLPDAKQRVKIFGVHSAGKPLAEDVDFGKLVFRTVGFSGADIQNLVNEAAIMSVRKGHSKINQQDIVDVLDKQLLEGMGVLLTEEEQQRSEERVSIEKRRLLAVHEAGHILLAHLFPRFDWHAFSQLLPGGKETAITVFFPREDMVDQGYTTFGYMKMQMVVAHGGRCAERLIFGNDITDGGKDDLEKITKIAREMVISPQNSRLGLAALTKNIGMVDRPDNPDGELIRYRWDDPQVIPANMTPELSELFSRELARYIEETEELAMNGLRENRHILEMLTEELLEKSRITGLEVEEKMKGLSPAMFEDFIKPFQIDLDAEGALPHKDKLRYQPLDIYPAPLHRC; encoded by the exons ATGGATGTTTCAACCCGTTTCAGACCGAACAAGCTTGTCTCTCCGTCGACTTCGTTCGTCCAAGGGTCTCGAAATGGCATTCTTTTCACTATACCAGCCTGGCGCCGGGCTAAGTACTCCCGCCAGAGGACGAAATTTCGAGTTCTAGGATCCGCTGATGGTAATGGAGGTGACGGGTCTCCTTGGGGAAGTTTCAGTAGGTCAGTTCGTCGCGGCTCCGAGAGGTTCTGGTTGACTTTTGGCGAGTCTTTGAGAAAGGAAACTGGGTTTGATTTGAAAAATACTGATGTGAAGTTGGCTGAGATTTTTGGGAAGGCTAATGAACGGCTAGATAATATAGGAGCTGAACTGGAGAGGTTTAAGACTGAAAAATGGCCGGAGTTTGTAAACTGGAACAGTTGGGAGCGTTGGAAG GATCTCAAGAACTGGGAGCCAAAACGAGTTGGTGCCTTGTTTCTCTTTGCTTTTGCTATAATTAGTTATTGTCAAAGAATTCATATGGTAGTTCGAGCACCTTTTGTAGACCGCGAAAGAAAACAGCTAACGGAGGCTTATATGGAGGCATTGATTCCTGAGCCATCTCCTTCTAATATTAGAAA GTTTAAGAAAGGTTTATGGAGGAGAACTACGCCCAAAGGtctgaaaataaagaaatttattgaaGGAACTGATGGGACCCTTGTTCAAGATTCTTCTTACGTTGGAGAAGATGCATGGGATGATGATTCGGAGCTTATACAAGATAATGTTAAGAAAGTTATTGACAGTGATGAAACATTTAAGGGTGATGAAAAGGAGAAGATAAAGGAACAGTTGGGGATATCAG GACAAGAAGATACTGGAACTTGGCGCGAAAGGCTACAGATGTGGAAGGAAATCATTAGGAAAGAGAAGTTAGCTGAGGCTATGGATTCTCTCCGTGCTAAAtatgttcttgaatttgaCATGAAAGAGGTTGAAAAGAGTCTTCGTAAGGATGtggtagaaaaaaaaacagattcGCAAGGAACAAGGGCACTTTGGATATCTAAGAGATGGTGGCGTTATCGACCTAAACTTCCTTACACATACTTTCTTGACAAACTTGATTGCTCTGAG GTTGCTGCTGTTGTCTTCACGGAGGACTTGAAAAGATTGTACGTGACAATGAAAGATGGTTTTCCATTAGAATATACT GTTGATATTCCCCTTGATCCTCACTTGTTTGAGGCTATCACCAGTTCTGGAGCTGAAGTTGATCTCCTTCAGAAGCGTCAAATCCACTATTTTCTCAAAGTTCTGATTGCATTGCTGCCTGGAATACTGATCCTATTGGTTATTAGAGAGTCTGTTTTGCTTCTAAGTATTACTTCTAAGcgttttctttataaaaaatacaaccAAATTTTTGACTTGGCGCATGCAGAAAACTTTATCCTG CCAGCGGAGAATGTTGGTGAAACAACATCAATTCTCAAGGAAGTAATTTTGGGTGGTGATGTCTGGGATCTTCTTGATGAGTTGATGATTTATATGCAAAATCCTATGCAGTACTATGAAAAAGGGGTGCAGTTTGTGCGG GGTGTTCTCCTTTCTGGGCCGCCTGGTACGGGGAAGACACTTTTTGCAAGGACACTTGCCAGGAAAAGTGGGTTGCCGTTTGTGTTTGCATCAGGGGCAGAGTTCACAGATAGTGAAAAAAGTGGTGTAGCAAGGATCAATGAGATGTTTTCTATTGCAAGAAGAAAT GCTCCATCGTTTGTTtttgtggatgaaattgaCGCTATTGCTGGAAGGCATGCAAGGAATGATCCAAGAAGAAGGGGAACCTTTGAGGCTTTTATTTCGCAACTTGATGGCGA GAAGGAAAAAACTGGTGTTGATCGGTTCTCACTTAGACAAGCTGTGATATTCATCTGTGCTACTAATAGGCCAGATGAGTTAGACCTTGAATTTGTTCGACCTGGACGCATTGATCGTCGTTTGTACATAGGGTTACCAGATGCAAAACAGAGAGTGAAAATATTTGGTGTGCACAGTGCTGGAAAGCCACTTGCAGAGGACGTTGATTTTGGGAAG CTTGTCTTCCGTACAGTTGGTTTTTCTGGAGCAGATATACAGAATCTTGTCAATGAGGCAGCAATAATGTCG GTGAGGAAGGGACACTCCAAAATCAACCAGCAAGACATTGTTGATGTTCTAGATAAACAGTTGCTTGAGGGTATGGGTGTACTTCTCACCGAAGAAGAGCAACAGAGAAGTGAAGAAAGA GTGTCTATTGAGAAAAGGAGACTGCTGGCTGTACATGAAGCTGGTCATATACTATTAGCTCACTTGTTCCCTCGTTTTGATTGGCACGCCTTTTCTCAGCTTTTACCAGGGGGCAAG gAAACAGCAATTACCGTTTTCTTCCCTCGAGAAGATATGGTCGACCAAGGTTACACCACCTTTGGTTACATGAAAATGCAAATGGTGGTAGCTCACGGAGGGCGCTGCGCCGAACGTCTCATATTTGGTAATGACATAACCGACGGAGGAAAGGATGATCTAGAGAAAATAACGAAG ATTGCTCGGGAGATGGTAATCAGCCCTCAGAATTCAAGACTTGGGCTGGCTGCTTTAACCAAGAATATTGGGATGGTGGATCGACCCGATAATCCAGATGGAGAATTGATAAGATACAGG TGGGACGATCCACAAGTGATTCCGGCCAACATGACGCCCGAATTGTCTGAGCTGTTTTCCCGGGAGCTGGCAAGG TATATTGAAGAGACAGAGGAATTGGCGATGAATGGTCTGAGGGAAAACAGGCACATACTTGAGATGCTTACTGAGGAACTGCTGGAAAAGTCTAGAATAACTGGATTG GAAGttgaagagaaaatgaagggtCTGTCACCAGCCATGTTCGAGGACTTCATCAAGCCATTCCAAATAGACTTGGATGCG GAGGGAGCACTGCCTCATAAGGATAAACTGCGATACCAACCTCTAGACATATACCCCGCACCGCTGCACAGATGTTGA